Proteins from a single region of Armatimonadota bacterium:
- the ilvB gene encoding biosynthetic-type acetolactate synthase large subunit — translation MARQATVPLKPRAAPLKPRAAPRAGQVNGAQALVESLRREGVRIIFGVPGGASLPIYDALYDADPLRHILVRHEQVAVHAAVGYARASGRVGVCTATSGPGATNLVTGIADAIMDSVPIVAITGQVPREVIGNDAFQEADVTGITMPITKFNMLVMSASEIPQAVHQAFYLARTGRPGPVLVDIPRDVSQEMCVPEFTDEVTIPGYRPILEGAANQIAAAVKALAEAERPVICAGGGVIGSNASPELAALVDGTGIPVVLTLMGKGALDELHPRCLGMLGMHGSAYANWAVNGADVLLVVGARLDDRVTGRLEDFAPRARIIHVDIDPAEIGKNKPAHIPIVGDAKRVLAVMAAQARAPQIESWWRLITEWRVRHPFRYHQNDHRISAQYVCDMLNKVTGGRAVAVTDVGQHQMWMAQWYRPRAPRHFITSGGLGVMGFGFPAAMGAKFACPDETVVAVVGDGGFQMTLQDLATAVEHGVSLAIVVLNNGALGMVRQWQSMFYGGRFSASLLRNPDFARVAEAFGARGIRVERPEQVEGALRAALETEGVPCVVDVICDPAENVLPMIPSGQSVAEMILDE, via the coding sequence ATGGCGCGGCAGGCAACGGTTCCATTGAAGCCACGGGCGGCACCGCTGAAACCCCGAGCGGCACCGCGCGCCGGGCAGGTAAACGGGGCGCAGGCACTGGTTGAGTCCCTCCGCCGCGAGGGCGTACGGATCATTTTCGGCGTGCCGGGCGGCGCCTCGCTTCCGATCTACGATGCGCTCTACGATGCGGACCCCCTGCGGCACATCCTGGTCCGCCACGAGCAGGTCGCCGTTCACGCCGCGGTCGGCTACGCCAGGGCTTCGGGTCGCGTGGGTGTCTGCACCGCAACCTCTGGGCCGGGAGCCACGAACCTGGTAACCGGCATCGCCGACGCCATCATGGACTCGGTGCCCATTGTGGCGATCACAGGGCAGGTGCCACGGGAAGTCATCGGCAACGATGCCTTTCAGGAGGCGGACGTGACCGGCATCACGATGCCGATCACCAAGTTCAACATGCTCGTGATGAGCGCCTCCGAGATCCCCCAGGCCGTTCATCAGGCATTCTATCTGGCGAGGACCGGGCGTCCGGGCCCTGTGCTCGTGGACATCCCCCGGGACGTGTCGCAGGAGATGTGCGTGCCGGAGTTCACCGATGAGGTGACCATTCCCGGATACAGGCCCATCTTGGAAGGTGCCGCCAACCAGATCGCGGCAGCGGTGAAGGCGCTGGCAGAGGCCGAGCGACCGGTCATCTGCGCCGGCGGCGGTGTCATCGGCTCCAACGCCAGCCCTGAGCTGGCGGCGCTGGTGGACGGCACGGGGATCCCTGTGGTGCTGACATTGATGGGCAAGGGCGCGCTTGATGAACTTCACCCGCGGTGCCTGGGGATGCTGGGCATGCACGGTAGCGCCTACGCGAACTGGGCGGTCAACGGCGCGGATGTGCTTCTGGTAGTGGGCGCACGGCTCGACGACAGGGTGACCGGCAGGCTCGAGGACTTCGCGCCCCGCGCTCGGATCATCCACGTGGACATTGACCCGGCGGAGATCGGCAAGAACAAGCCGGCCCACATTCCCATCGTGGGAGATGCGAAGCGCGTGCTGGCGGTGATGGCGGCACAGGCCCGGGCTCCGCAGATCGAGTCCTGGTGGCGGCTGATCACAGAATGGCGCGTACGCCACCCGTTTCGGTACCACCAGAACGACCACCGGATCAGCGCCCAGTACGTGTGCGACATGCTCAACAAGGTCACGGGCGGCCGCGCGGTTGCGGTTACCGACGTCGGCCAGCACCAGATGTGGATGGCCCAGTGGTACCGCCCGCGCGCGCCGAGGCACTTCATTACCTCGGGCGGCCTGGGCGTGATGGGCTTCGGTTTCCCGGCGGCGATGGGCGCGAAGTTCGCCTGTCCCGACGAGACGGTGGTGGCCGTTGTGGGCGACGGCGGCTTCCAGATGACCTTGCAGGATCTGGCTACCGCGGTCGAGCACGGGGTGAGCCTGGCGATCGTCGTGCTCAACAACGGGGCGTTGGGAATGGTGAGGCAGTGGCAGTCCATGTTCTACGGGGGGCGCTTCTCGGCGTCCTTGTTGCGCAACCCGGATTTCGCCCGTGTGGCAGAGGCCTTCGGCGCGCGTGGGATCCGGGTCGAGCGTCCCGAGCAGGTTGAGGGGGCACTGCGCGCAGCCCTGGAGACGGAGGGCGTCCCGTGCGTGGTGGATGTGATCTGTGACCCGGCCGAGAACGTCCTTCCGATGATACCTTCCGGGCAGTCGGTCGCGGAGATGATCCTCGATGAGTGA
- the ilvN gene encoding acetolactate synthase small subunit: MSEPHSATISVLVRNAPGVLVRVAGLIRRRGVNIHSLSVGPTEDPSTSRMTIVVDTAPERTELFAKQLRKLVEVLRATAIDGTPSVDRELALIKVNVTSGTRMEIMEIASVFRANIVDLTDRTMTIEVTGRTEKVDAILTLLARHGIREMARTGQVTLVRGPQNT, encoded by the coding sequence ATGAGTGAGCCTCACTCCGCGACGATCTCCGTACTGGTCCGGAACGCGCCCGGCGTGCTGGTGCGCGTCGCAGGCCTTATCCGAAGGCGCGGGGTCAACATCCACAGCCTATCGGTCGGGCCGACCGAGGATCCTTCAACCTCACGCATGACGATCGTGGTTGACACGGCCCCCGAACGCACGGAGTTGTTTGCCAAGCAACTGCGCAAGCTGGTCGAGGTGCTGCGGGCGACCGCCATTGACGGTACGCCCTCGGTAGACCGCGAGCTGGCGCTGATAAAGGTCAACGTCACCTCGGGCACCCGTATGGAGATCATGGAGATCGCCAGCGTGTTCCGGGCCAACATCGTTGACCTGACGGACCGGACCATGACCATCGAGGTCACCGGCCGTACCGAGAAGGTAGATGCGATCCTTACGCTCCTGGCCAGGCATGGCATTCGTGAGATGGCCCGCACCGGGCAGGTCACGCTCGTGAGGGGGCCACAGAATACCTGA